From one Lotus japonicus ecotype B-129 chromosome 3, LjGifu_v1.2 genomic stretch:
- the LOC130742902 gene encoding methyl jasmonate esterase 1-like isoform X1, which yields MLKMFKRERQFLSIFVLFFLSSSNFVNCGHFVLVHGAFHGAWCWYKVATQLKSAGHNVTTLDMAASGINPRKTQEVLSISEYHEPLMEFMGSLPSKEKVILVGHSLGGLSVSVAMEKYPKKIHVVVFLAANVVSENLTQLAFLEEARKRSLGSVLDTQYFIFDGEDKPPMLSSVGREFFASRMYQLSPAEDLTLAFSLLRPLPPIMNNTALLAKQTAVTKEKNGRVPKVFFITEKDNIVLQDFQEWIIERSGPYAKVKLIKNSDHMAMLSKPKKISSELLKIT from the exons ATGTTGAAGATGTTTAAACGGGAGAGGCAATTTTTGTCGATCTTTGTCTTgttctttctctcttcctccaaTTTTGTTAATTGTGGTCACTTTGTTCTGGTTCATGGAGCATTCCATGGTGCATGGTGCTGGTATAAAGTGGCGACTCAACTGAAATCAGCTGGTCATAATGTTACAACTCTAGACATGGCTGCTTCTGGAATCAATCCAAGGAAAACACAAGAGGTTCTTTCAATTTCAGAGTACCATGAACCTTTGATGGAATTCATGGGGTCACTTCCTTCAAAGGAGAAGGTGATTCTTGTTGGTCACAGTCTTGGAGGGTTATCTGTATCAGTTGCTATGGAAAAGTACCCTAAAAAAATCCATGTTGTTGTTTTTCTTGCTGCAAACGTTGTCAGTGAAAACCTCACTCAGCTGGCTTTTCTTGAAGAG GCGAGGAAAAGATCACTAGGCTCTGTTTTGGATACACAATATTTCATCTTTGATGGAGAGGACAAACCTCCTATGCTCTCATCAGTTGGACGTGAATTCTTTGCATCTCGAATGTATCAATTATCACCAGCTGAG GATTTGACGCTTGCTTTTTCTCTGCTGAGACCTTTACCTCCTATAATGAACAATACTGCATTATTGGCGAAACAAACAGCAGTTACCAAAGAGAAGAATGGAAGGGTTCCAAAAGTCTTCTTCATCACTGAGAAAGACAACATTGTACTACAAGATTTTCAAGAATGGATAATTGAAAGATCTGGTCCGTATGCTAAAGTGAAACTCATAAAGAATTCTGATCACATGGCCATGCTCTCCAAACCAAAAAAGATTTCCTCTGAGCTTCTGAAGATTACTTAA
- the LOC130742902 gene encoding methyl jasmonate esterase 1-like isoform X2, producing the protein MLKMFKRERQFLSIFVLFFLSSSNFVNCGHFVLVHGAFHGAWCWYKVATQLKSAGHNVTTLDMAASGINPRKTQEVLSISEYHEPLMEFMGSLPSKEKVILVGHSLGGLSVSVAMEKYPKKIHVVVFLAANVVSENLTQLAFLEEDLTLAFSLLRPLPPIMNNTALLAKQTAVTKEKNGRVPKVFFITEKDNIVLQDFQEWIIERSGPYAKVKLIKNSDHMAMLSKPKKISSELLKIT; encoded by the exons ATGTTGAAGATGTTTAAACGGGAGAGGCAATTTTTGTCGATCTTTGTCTTgttctttctctcttcctccaaTTTTGTTAATTGTGGTCACTTTGTTCTGGTTCATGGAGCATTCCATGGTGCATGGTGCTGGTATAAAGTGGCGACTCAACTGAAATCAGCTGGTCATAATGTTACAACTCTAGACATGGCTGCTTCTGGAATCAATCCAAGGAAAACACAAGAGGTTCTTTCAATTTCAGAGTACCATGAACCTTTGATGGAATTCATGGGGTCACTTCCTTCAAAGGAGAAGGTGATTCTTGTTGGTCACAGTCTTGGAGGGTTATCTGTATCAGTTGCTATGGAAAAGTACCCTAAAAAAATCCATGTTGTTGTTTTTCTTGCTGCAAACGTTGTCAGTGAAAACCTCACTCAGCTGGCTTTTCTTGAAGAG GATTTGACGCTTGCTTTTTCTCTGCTGAGACCTTTACCTCCTATAATGAACAATACTGCATTATTGGCGAAACAAACAGCAGTTACCAAAGAGAAGAATGGAAGGGTTCCAAAAGTCTTCTTCATCACTGAGAAAGACAACATTGTACTACAAGATTTTCAAGAATGGATAATTGAAAGATCTGGTCCGTATGCTAAAGTGAAACTCATAAAGAATTCTGATCACATGGCCATGCTCTCCAAACCAAAAAAGATTTCCTCTGAGCTTCTGAAGATTACTTAA